The genomic interval TGTACTGGACTCTGCTGGTCTGTAATGTTGTCTGACGGTGCGTTCACTGACCCTCAGAGAATACCTGTTCAACGCCATCGAGACTCTGCCGTGTGTGAAGAAGAAGGCCGACTGGGCGCTCAACTGGATCGGCAACAAGAGCGCCACCTACGGTAAACCCGCTCCCtgtgacacccccccccccaacgtGATGCTGGTGCTCCCGATTGTTCAGGTCTGGTATTGATCGTCTGTATCTGTTATTGATCTTCCTCCAGGAGAGCGTGTGGTGGCCTTTGCCGCTGTGGAGGGAATCTTCTTCTCTGGTTCGTTCGCTGCGATCTTCTGGCTGAAGAAGAGAGGCCTGATGCCCGGCCTGACCTTCTCCAACGAGCTCATCAGCAGAGACGAGGTGAGGCCGCTGCTCcgagtgacctttgaccctctcAGGGTTTTTGGATCAGACGGTTCATATAAACTGTGTTTGCTGCTTTCAGGGTCTGCACTGTGACTTCGCCTGTCTGATGTTTAAACATCTGGTGAACAAGCCGTCGACAGAAACCGTCACCAAGATCATCAAGAACGCCGTCGCCATCGAACAGGTCAGTCCACGTGACGAACGCGTCGGTCCGTCGCCTCCTTCTGGTCGTGTTCGGTGGAACTCTGTTTGTTgacctgtttgtttctgtttgcgttcaggagtttctgaCGGAGGCTCTGCCCGTGAAGCTGATCGGGATGAACTGTGAGCTGATGAAGCAGTACATCGAGTTCGTGGCCGACAGACTGATGCTGGAGCTCGGCTTCTCCAAGGTAACGACACCTGAACCGAACCACGGCTGCGTGTCGGGTCTGATGATGACGATGAGTCGGGATGAAGGTTTAAATCTGACTCTGAGAAACTGAGCGGCGCTCTGTGTTTCCTGaatgtgaagctgctgctgctgctcgacatttcacagctgcagtttggtttcttcatttcattcttcatgtttttctgatgtTATAGACGTATTTACTGGTTGAATTAGTCCCAGTGATTATAGCGTCTGTCAGGTCCAAACATTCGGCTCCTTAAAGTGAATTAACAGACCAGTTTCAGTGATGAGTCAGGATGAAGGTTtaactctgactctgagcagcagcagcttcactttCAGGAAACGCCAAGTTTCTCAGTCGTAGTTTTTATAAAGTTCAGAGGTTTGGTcgtttattcagttttttttaaggatttaGATTGATCTGGACCACACAGGGTCTGTAGACCGGGATCAGGTCTGTAGACCGGGATCAGGGTCTGTGATGATGAGA from Lates calcarifer isolate ASB-BC8 linkage group LG7_1, TLL_Latcal_v3, whole genome shotgun sequence carries:
- the LOC108891564 gene encoding ribonucleoside-diphosphate reductase subunit M2 isoform X2, yielding MLSARSPLSVRDENTLSSQINNMALDKENTPPSLNNTRILASKTARKIFDDAAPKPVKKSSGGEEEEPLLKDNPRRFVIFPIQYHDIWQMYKKAEASFWTAEEVDLSKDLQHWESLKDEERYFISHVLAFFAASDGIVNENLVERFTQEVQVTEARCFYGFQIAMENIHSEMYSLLIDTYIKEPKEREYLFNAIETLPCVKKKADWALNWIGNKSATYGERVVAFAAVEGIFFSGSFAAIFWLKKRGLMPGLTFSNELISRDEGLHCDFACLMFKHLVNKPSTETVTKIIKNAVAIEQEFLTEALPVKLIGMNCELMKQYIEFVADRLMLELGFSKVTTPEPNHGCVSGLMMTMSRDEGLTLTLSSSSFTFRKRQVSQS